The following proteins are co-located in the Marinomonas profundi genome:
- the murD gene encoding UDP-N-acetylmuramoyl-L-alanine--D-glutamate ligase, with amino-acid sequence MSLIGSDRVRAVVGLGATGLSCVRFLASKGIEFYVVDSRENPPGLEQAKAFCSAERIFTGSLDVLETLGVTELFVSPGIALRTPVLARLAERGVAMRGDIDLFCDYVDAPFVAITGSNAKSTVTTLVALLLQASGKNAKAGGNLGLPALDLLAPDTDFYVLEVSSFQLETTHALQADLACLLNVSEDHMDRYQDLYEYQRVKQKVYRGCKAAVCNKQDILTAPLLSEGVPVRAFTTKSPDLKEYGMLKEGDGAWLCHGVKRLYHTSQIALKGSHNHANVLAALAMLELLGVEVMSDAVGEVLKTFGGLPHRCETVRTHHGVTYINDSKGTNVGATLAALQGLGSVANKNILLIAGGEGKGADFQALAKPVKDFVRLVYLFGKDADRIAEILPSDTEVKRFETLDQIVLSVAQDSREGETVLFSPACASLDMYKNYEVRGEHFARLVAGL; translated from the coding sequence ATGTCGTTGATCGGGTCAGATCGGGTAAGAGCCGTTGTCGGCTTGGGTGCGACAGGCTTGTCTTGCGTGCGTTTTTTGGCGAGCAAGGGGATTGAGTTTTATGTGGTGGATTCTCGTGAGAACCCACCCGGTTTAGAGCAGGCGAAAGCGTTTTGCTCTGCAGAGCGAATTTTCACGGGCAGTTTGGATGTGCTTGAAACGCTGGGGGTGACGGAGTTATTTGTGAGTCCTGGTATTGCTCTGCGCACTCCTGTGTTAGCTCGTTTAGCGGAGCGTGGTGTCGCCATGCGCGGCGACATTGATTTATTTTGCGATTATGTTGATGCACCTTTTGTTGCCATTACCGGCTCCAATGCGAAAAGCACGGTCACAACCTTAGTGGCTTTGTTGCTTCAGGCTAGCGGGAAAAATGCCAAAGCGGGTGGTAATCTGGGTTTGCCGGCGTTGGATCTTCTTGCTCCTGATACCGATTTTTATGTGCTTGAGGTGTCTAGTTTTCAGCTTGAAACCACTCATGCACTGCAGGCCGACTTGGCTTGTCTGCTTAACGTTTCTGAAGACCATATGGATCGCTACCAAGATTTATATGAGTATCAACGAGTCAAACAAAAAGTCTATCGAGGCTGTAAAGCGGCGGTCTGTAATAAGCAAGATATTTTAACGGCGCCTTTGTTGTCTGAAGGTGTTCCAGTTCGAGCTTTTACCACTAAGAGTCCCGATCTAAAAGAATATGGCATGCTTAAAGAGGGCGATGGCGCTTGGTTGTGTCATGGCGTGAAACGGCTTTATCACACGTCTCAAATAGCCTTAAAAGGCTCGCACAATCACGCCAATGTGTTGGCCGCTTTGGCGATGCTTGAGTTGCTTGGTGTGGAGGTGATGTCTGATGCCGTTGGAGAGGTATTGAAAACTTTTGGTGGTTTGCCTCATCGCTGTGAAACGGTTCGAACGCATCATGGTGTGACTTATATTAATGATTCAAAGGGAACTAATGTGGGTGCCACGTTGGCTGCGCTTCAGGGGCTTGGCTCGGTTGCCAATAAAAACATCCTGCTGATTGCTGGCGGTGAAGGAAAAGGCGCTGATTTTCAAGCGCTTGCTAAGCCCGTTAAGGATTTTGTGCGCCTTGTTTATTTATTTGGTAAGGATGCAGATCGCATTGCTGAGATTTTGCCGTCAGACACGGAAGTAAAGCGTTTTGAAACCTTGGATCAGATCGTGTTGAGCGTTGCTCAGGACAGTAGAGAAGGTGAAACGGTATTGTTTTCGCCGGCTTGTGCCAGTTTAGATATGTATAAAAACTACGAAGTTCGCGGTGAGCATTTTGCTCGCTTGGTTGCTGGATTATGA